The Lujinxingia vulgaris genome segment AGGGCCGTCATGCTCTCGGTGAGCTCTTTGCGGGAGATGCCTTCCTGGATCGTGAGCACGACGCCGGCCAGAAGAGGTGTCTGCACCTTGTTGATCGCCTCGTCGACAGAAGTTGCGGTGCGAACGCGGATCATAAACTGTTCGGCAAAACGCTCGATCTGACGCAGGTAATTCGGATCGTCGTCGATCACCACCACGGTCAGCGCGCGCCCCAGGCTCTCGGTGGTGAGCATCGTCTCGGGATCGTCGAGCTGAGCGGCGCGCACGCGGGCTCGCAGGGTCTCGAAGAGCGCGGCGGCAGCCTGCTGGAAGTGCGCGTCTGGCGAAGCGGATGCGGTGGCCTCGGCCAGGGACTCCAACTCTTCGAGGGGACGGGCAACGTCGTTGAGCTGGTGGTGGCGCGCGGCGGCTCGCACCGGACCTGTGGCCTGCGCGAGCGTCCGCGCAGAGAGCGCTCCTCGCGCCACATCTTCGGCCAGCTGACTGAGGTGGGCGATCTCTTCATCGAGGCGCTCGATGAACTCATGGCGTTTGCTGCTCTCTTCGAGCATCGCCACGGAGTCTTCATGCAGCGAGCCACCGGGCTCGGGGAGCGCCTGAAGTTGCACTCGCCGGTGCTTGAGCGCATCGACGATCACGTCGATCGAGGCATCGGCAGGCACCCACGCATCGGCGTGTTCAGATTCCCCCAGGGTGAGGATCGTGAACGGGAGGTGGTGCGCTTTGATGTGTGCGAGCGCCTCGAGAATCGCGGGCGTAAGGAGCGCGGCCTCAATGATCACGACCGACGCGTCTTCGGGCAGCCCCTCCGTCAGCTCCGAGGCTGCGAGATGGGTCAGCGCGATCGCTTCTCTGGCGAGCGCTTCGCGGAGCTCCGCAAGCCGCGGATCCCCCTTCTGACTCACCATCACCACGTGTCGCATCTCAGCCTTCATGCATCCGATCATTTACCATTGGAGGGCAGCTCGCATACGACGCACCGAGGCGTCGCAGCGTCCATCGGGTGAAGTTAAACGGTCGCGACGCCTATTCCACCCTCTTTGTAAGTTCGTGTTAGCCGGCCAGTCGCGCGCGCAGGCGAGAACTCGCCGCGTCGAGCACGGTGACCACCGCCAGCAGAAAGAGCAGGGCAGTGGCCGCCCGGTCGTACTGGAAGTTGTTGATGTAGGTGTAGAGGTAAAACCCGATGCCGCCTGCGCCGACCACCCCCAGGATGGAGGCCGCCCGCACATTGTACTCCAGCATGTAGAGCGTGTAGCCCAGCATCAGCGGCAGCACCTGCGGGAAGACCCCGAATCGAAAGCGCTGCAAGGGGGTTGCGCCCACGGTTCGCAGCGCCTGAAGAGGCCGAGGATCGATGGACTCGATGCCCTCGTAGTAGAATTTGCCCAGGTAGCCGGCCGCGTAAAAGGTCAGCGCCAGGATCCCGGGAAAGGGCCCCAGCCCCACAATCGCCACAAAGAAAAGTCCCCAGATGATGCTGGGGATGGTGCGAAGCAGGTTGAGGATCAGGCGGGCCACGACCTGAAAGGGGCGCGCCGAGATGTTGCGCGCGGCCAGCGTGGCGATGGGCAGTGAGACGATCGCAGCCAGCGTGGTGCCGATGAGCGCCATCTGGACCGTCTCCAGAAGGCTCTTGCCGACGTTCGCGCTCACCGAGAAGTCCGGCGGGAGCATGCGCGAGAGGAAATTGGCGGCGTGATCGGCATTTCCGAAGATGCGCGCCACCGAGAAGTCCACGCCCATCGCCGACCAGATGTAGAGGCCGGCGATCAGCAGCATGAGCACAACGTAGAAAGAGGTCTTCCCCCAGAGCCCGTCGATAGGAAGGGGGGCAGGCGCGCTGGCGTCGCTCGGCGCGGTGGCATCGGCGGCCGCCTCGTTCACCGCGATCTCAACCTCGCCATCGGTGGCGTCGCGGCTCTCGAGCTCTTCGAGCAGGCGGCAGCCCTGATCGGGGTCGCCGTCAAAGAGAATCTCACCGTGGTGCAGCACAATGACCCGCGTGGCAAACTGGCGGGCCATATTCAGGTCGTGCATCACCATGATCAGCGCGCGCTCCGCGCTCTGCGGGCCGCCGCCGGCAAGGCGCTCAATGGCCATGCGGGCCCAGTGCACATCGAGGCTGGCGATGGGCTCGTCGAGCAGCATCACCCGCGGGTTCTGGTGAAGCAGTCGGGCGATGGCCACGCGTTGTTGTTCTCCGCCGCTCAGGCGTGAGCTGCGCGTGTGAAGCCGCTCCCCGAGGCCGAGCTCTTCGAGCAGGGCGCGGGCCTGGTCGCGATCTTCGCCGGGAAAATGCAGCAGGCTGGACGCCGAGCGCTGGTGAAGAAGTCGGCCGCAGAGCACATTTTGAAGGGCGCTGAGCTGGGGCACCAACCCGTAGTTTTGAAAGACCAGCCCCACCTGCTCGTACATCGCCCGGGGGGGCAGCCGGCCGGCCTCCATACGGAAGCCGGCCGCCTCGACGGTGCCCGCGCTCGGGCTGAGAAGTCCGCTGAGGACGCGCATCAGCGAGGACTTGCCCCCGCCGCTGCGACCAATGATCGCCACCCGCTCA includes the following:
- the phnE gene encoding phosphonate ABC transporter, permease protein PhnE, whose amino-acid sequence is MSVVRVEHLQLNYERDAQRVEALRGISFDVNAGERVAIIGRSGGGKSSLMRVLSGLLSPSAGTVEAAGFRMEAGRLPPRAMYEQVGLVFQNYGLVPQLSALQNVLCGRLLHQRSASSLLHFPGEDRDQARALLEELGLGERLHTRSSRLSGGEQQRVAIARLLHQNPRVMLLDEPIASLDVHWARMAIERLAGGGPQSAERALIMVMHDLNMARQFATRVIVLHHGEILFDGDPDQGCRLLEELESRDATDGEVEIAVNEAAADATAPSDASAPAPLPIDGLWGKTSFYVVLMLLIAGLYIWSAMGVDFSVARIFGNADHAANFLSRMLPPDFSVSANVGKSLLETVQMALIGTTLAAIVSLPIATLAARNISARPFQVVARLILNLLRTIPSIIWGLFFVAIVGLGPFPGILALTFYAAGYLGKFYYEGIESIDPRPLQALRTVGATPLQRFRFGVFPQVLPLMLGYTLYMLEYNVRAASILGVVGAGGIGFYLYTYINNFQYDRAATALLFLLAVVTVLDAASSRLRARLAG